The Planococcus liqunii genome includes a region encoding these proteins:
- a CDS encoding GNAT family N-acetyltransferase, which translates to MNISLSIESFPLDSQTISDMKKLLALFQKDYSVVLQEPVWDQPHSRGFAVVAYSDDGELIGFATSVDIIGLHHYEWSAVVHPDYRRQSIGSALAEGIHHGHSQREAESELAAFIEDKEAAGFLASLGYSEDFKEIQLGVESLETVDLPEGVSVTQFNEEREELESLLRAAFDEEVIPVITHNLEEAGRDVWLMKKEGKLVATATLVAEEDALWVTAFAVHPEEQGKGYGQAFLAWSRNLAHQKGKQQVLLDVETDNNALNVYEKAGFQPINTIAYWKRV; encoded by the coding sequence ATGAATATTTCCCTGTCTATTGAATCATTTCCGCTGGATTCACAAACAATTAGCGATATGAAAAAATTACTGGCTCTATTTCAGAAAGATTACAGCGTAGTGCTCCAAGAACCGGTGTGGGATCAGCCCCATAGCCGCGGGTTTGCCGTTGTCGCATATAGTGATGACGGGGAATTGATCGGATTTGCAACTTCCGTTGACATCATCGGCCTTCATCATTACGAATGGTCGGCAGTTGTCCATCCGGATTACCGCAGGCAGTCCATTGGATCTGCACTTGCTGAAGGCATTCATCACGGGCACTCGCAGCGCGAAGCCGAGAGCGAATTGGCAGCTTTTATTGAAGATAAGGAAGCGGCAGGGTTTCTTGCGAGTTTGGGCTATAGCGAAGACTTCAAGGAAATCCAGCTGGGCGTAGAGTCTTTGGAAACCGTGGATTTACCTGAAGGCGTATCGGTAACGCAGTTTAACGAAGAACGGGAAGAACTGGAGTCACTTTTGCGGGCAGCTTTTGACGAAGAAGTAATCCCGGTGATTACGCATAACTTGGAAGAAGCGGGAAGAGATGTCTGGCTGATGAAAAAAGAAGGAAAACTAGTGGCGACAGCAACCTTGGTGGCAGAAGAAGATGCGCTCTGGGTAACTGCATTTGCCGTCCATCCTGAAGAACAGGGAAAAGGATACGGCCAGGCCTTTTTGGCATGGAGCCGGAATCTGGCGCATCAAAAAGGCAAACAGCAAGTGCTGCTTGATGTCGAAACGGATAACAATGCGTTAAACGTCTACGAAAAAGCAGGTTTTCAGCCCATCAATACCATCGCTTATTGGAAACGGGTTTAA
- a CDS encoding SDR family oxidoreductase, protein MEDLTQEKYLAAGIPPQSQSRKPGLEKVMDPQPVFDLKSRKGSGKLAGKVAVVTGGDSGIGKAAAIGFAKEGAHVAIIYYDEHIDAEATKHLIEEQDVRCTLHAGDISDEVFCRKAIEDVIELHGQLDILVNNAAWANRQESILDISAEQLQKTFATNIFSMFYLTKAALPHLKVGSSIINTSSIDAYAGQTGQVDYSTTKGAIVAFTRAMAKELAPDGVRVNGIAPGPIWTPLVASSHSEKEVAEFGKSTPLGRPGQPVDLTGSFVLLASTDGAYMTGQFLHVNGGAYMSS, encoded by the coding sequence ATGGAGGATCTGACACAGGAAAAATATTTGGCTGCAGGCATCCCGCCCCAATCCCAGTCGAGGAAGCCTGGTCTGGAAAAAGTAATGGATCCCCAGCCGGTTTTTGATTTGAAGAGCCGCAAAGGAAGCGGCAAGCTGGCCGGCAAAGTGGCAGTGGTTACAGGCGGAGACAGCGGCATTGGCAAAGCGGCGGCTATCGGATTTGCAAAAGAAGGAGCGCATGTGGCGATCATTTACTACGATGAGCATATCGATGCCGAGGCGACGAAGCATTTGATTGAAGAGCAAGATGTCCGCTGTACGCTTCATGCAGGCGATATATCAGATGAAGTGTTTTGCCGAAAAGCGATTGAAGACGTCATCGAACTTCATGGCCAGCTCGATATTCTGGTCAATAACGCTGCATGGGCCAACCGTCAGGAAAGCATCTTGGATATTTCGGCAGAACAATTGCAAAAAACTTTCGCCACCAATATTTTTTCGATGTTTTATTTAACGAAAGCGGCGCTGCCGCATTTAAAAGTGGGCAGTTCCATTATCAACACGTCTTCAATTGATGCGTATGCAGGCCAAACCGGACAGGTGGACTATTCCACGACAAAAGGCGCCATTGTCGCATTTACGCGTGCCATGGCGAAGGAACTTGCACCCGATGGTGTCCGGGTGAACGGCATTGCTCCAGGCCCAATCTGGACGCCGCTCGTCGCATCAAGCCATTCAGAAAAAGAAGTGGCGGAATTCGGCAAGTCCACGCCGCTTGGCCGGCCCGGACAGCCGGTGGATTTAACCGGAAGCTTTGTGCTATTGGCTTCTACTGACGGCGCCTATATGACAGGGCAATTCCTTCACGTCAACGGAGGGGCTTACATGTCTTCGTAA
- the kynA gene encoding tryptophan 2,3-dioxygenase, producing MKDYTNGQNIAAASEKGIHTDFEGNMTYGEYLQLDKLLSAQIPVSGQHDETLFIIIHQVSELWMKLILHELQSAIDCIKRDDLQPAFKQLARVSRIQSQIIQGWDVLATMTPTDYLKFRNALGNASGFQSYQYRMIEFALGYKTKHVLKIYEKEKELHQQLLSAFRKPGLYDAAIQKLARSGFGIDPELLDRDITTVYESNDSVKQAWKAVYQDTESYWELYQLAEKLVDIEDSLQQWRFRHMKTVERIIGFRQGTGGSSGVHYLKKVLDHYFFPELWELRTEI from the coding sequence ATGAAAGATTACACCAACGGCCAAAACATTGCAGCAGCTTCTGAAAAAGGAATCCATACAGATTTCGAGGGAAATATGACATACGGAGAGTATTTGCAGCTGGACAAGTTGCTCTCTGCCCAAATTCCGGTAAGCGGCCAGCATGACGAAACTTTGTTCATCATTATTCATCAGGTCTCTGAATTGTGGATGAAGCTGATTTTGCACGAATTGCAATCTGCGATCGACTGCATCAAAAGGGATGATTTGCAGCCGGCGTTTAAGCAATTAGCCAGGGTTTCAAGAATCCAGTCTCAGATTATTCAAGGGTGGGACGTGCTGGCAACCATGACTCCGACCGATTATTTGAAGTTCCGGAACGCCCTTGGAAATGCGAGCGGCTTTCAATCTTATCAATACCGCATGATTGAGTTCGCTTTAGGGTATAAAACAAAACATGTACTAAAAATTTATGAAAAAGAAAAAGAGCTCCACCAGCAGCTTCTTTCAGCATTCCGAAAGCCCGGCCTTTATGATGCCGCTATTCAAAAGCTGGCCAGAAGCGGCTTTGGGATAGATCCGGAACTGCTGGACCGGGACATTACAACGGTTTACGAAAGCAATGACAGTGTTAAGCAAGCATGGAAAGCCGTTTATCAGGATACGGAGTCTTACTGGGAGCTGTATCAGTTGGCAGAAAAACTTGTGGATATTGAAGACAGCCTGCAGCAATGGCGATTCCGCCATATGAAAACCGTTGAGCGCATTATTGGCTTCAGGCAGGGAACCGGAGGCTCATCAGGCGTCCATTATTTGAAAAAAGTGCTGGACCATTACTTTTTCCCGGAACTTTGGGAACTGCGGACAGAGATTTAG
- a CDS encoding glycerol-3-phosphate acyltransferase produces MVIYWIAAYIIGNILTAWWIGKWKGIDLRKERSGNLGARNAGAVIGKSAFVLTFLGDAAKGSVVVAIGHLAGFEEWVVAVGGLSVICGHLFPLWLKGRGGKGIATFIGVSLSLTPFFFLVMFLAFALFFPVLKSATLTMLISYAAFFCALAFNEGWMDYWPLGLAVILILIKHQADIQESFQNRFSKP; encoded by the coding sequence ATGGTCATTTATTGGATTGCGGCTTATATAATCGGTAATATTTTGACAGCGTGGTGGATTGGCAAATGGAAAGGAATCGATTTGCGAAAAGAACGGAGCGGCAACCTCGGCGCCCGGAATGCCGGAGCCGTTATCGGCAAATCGGCATTTGTCCTGACATTTTTAGGGGATGCGGCTAAAGGGTCGGTTGTCGTGGCGATCGGCCATTTAGCCGGATTCGAAGAATGGGTAGTTGCGGTTGGCGGCCTTTCCGTAATTTGCGGACATCTTTTTCCGCTTTGGCTAAAAGGGCGCGGAGGCAAAGGCATTGCAACGTTTATTGGCGTCAGCTTGTCATTAACACCGTTCTTTTTTCTGGTTATGTTCCTGGCTTTCGCCCTTTTCTTCCCTGTCCTGAAAAGTGCGACATTGACCATGTTGATCAGCTACGCAGCATTTTTCTGTGCCTTAGCCTTCAATGAAGGCTGGATGGATTACTGGCCGCTTGGTTTAGCCGTTATCCTGATTCTCATTAAACATCAGGCAGATATCCAGGAATCATTTCAAAACCGTTTTTCGAAACCATAA
- a CDS encoding ABC transporter ATP-binding protein: MFDAIRRPFGYEPVIKKEDLAKDAPKKQERAENWKSTLLRIWKLVDEHRMLLVTVLVMVFISSALALLGPYLIGYIIDHYIVPQTFEGMGPIVLWLILVYIGYSLTMYLQNYWMIGIAQQVIYRMRTGLFKHLQRLPVSFFDKRQHGELMSRMTNDIENVSTTLNSSFIQVFSSVLTLTGTMIVMLILSPLLTLLTLIIIPLMFIAMQWITKRTGRLYKEQQQAIGELNGLIEESISGQKIVKAFSQEPRVMDEFLVKSERLQRTGFWAWTYSGFIPKVMNFLNNGSFAIVAGAGGLLALNGDISIGVIVIFTEYARQFTRPLNDLANQFNTVLSAIAGAERVFSIMGETEEKDDEVQNADKELQGYVEFDDVSFKYEGAEEDWTIRNVSFNVGIGQTAALVGATGAGKTTIMQLLARFYDANEGEIRLDGTPIADMPRETLRKQIAFVLQDPFLFEATVRENIRYGRLDATDEEIIEAAQKANAHDFIAKLPDGYDTVLKGDGSMISQGQKQLLSIARALVADPVILLLDEATSSIDTVTELKIQEALERLMAGRTSFVIAHRLNTVRQADLVLVMEMGELVEYGTQQKLIDSGGIYANMLADAKL; this comes from the coding sequence ATGTTTGATGCCATTCGACGGCCTTTTGGCTATGAACCGGTTATAAAAAAAGAAGATTTAGCGAAAGATGCCCCCAAAAAACAAGAGCGGGCAGAAAACTGGAAATCCACTTTGCTGCGGATCTGGAAGCTGGTTGATGAACACCGCATGCTGCTGGTCACCGTGCTGGTTATGGTGTTTATCAGTTCGGCGCTGGCTTTATTGGGGCCCTATTTGATCGGGTATATCATTGACCACTATATCGTACCCCAAACCTTTGAAGGGATGGGTCCGATTGTACTTTGGCTCATCCTTGTGTATATCGGCTATTCCTTAACGATGTACTTGCAGAACTACTGGATGATCGGCATTGCCCAGCAAGTGATTTACCGGATGCGTACCGGACTGTTCAAGCATTTGCAGCGGCTGCCGGTGTCATTCTTCGATAAGCGCCAGCACGGCGAGCTGATGAGCCGGATGACCAATGACATTGAGAACGTTTCAACGACATTGAACAGTTCGTTTATTCAAGTATTCTCCAGCGTCTTGACGCTGACTGGGACGATGATCGTCATGCTGATACTGAGCCCGTTATTGACGTTGCTGACACTGATCATCATTCCGCTGATGTTTATTGCCATGCAGTGGATTACGAAAAGAACTGGACGTTTATACAAGGAACAGCAGCAGGCCATCGGTGAATTGAACGGCTTGATCGAAGAAAGCATTTCCGGACAGAAAATCGTCAAAGCCTTCTCTCAGGAACCTCGTGTCATGGATGAGTTTTTGGTGAAAAGTGAGCGCCTCCAGAGAACCGGATTCTGGGCATGGACGTATTCGGGATTTATCCCGAAAGTCATGAACTTTTTGAACAACGGCAGCTTTGCGATTGTAGCAGGAGCCGGCGGGCTGCTGGCTTTGAACGGCGATATTTCCATTGGCGTTATTGTCATTTTCACGGAATATGCACGCCAGTTTACGCGTCCGCTCAATGACTTAGCCAACCAGTTCAATACCGTCCTTTCGGCGATTGCCGGAGCGGAGCGCGTGTTCTCCATCATGGGAGAAACCGAAGAAAAAGACGACGAAGTTCAAAATGCAGACAAAGAACTGCAGGGCTATGTCGAATTTGACGATGTCTCTTTTAAGTATGAAGGGGCAGAGGAAGACTGGACAATCCGCAATGTCAGCTTTAACGTCGGAATCGGCCAGACAGCGGCCCTTGTCGGTGCTACAGGCGCCGGAAAAACCACCATCATGCAATTGCTCGCCCGCTTCTATGACGCCAATGAAGGGGAAATACGCCTGGATGGCACACCGATTGCCGACATGCCGCGCGAAACGCTCCGCAAACAGATTGCTTTTGTGCTGCAGGATCCATTCCTGTTTGAGGCGACTGTTCGGGAAAACATTCGCTATGGCCGCTTGGATGCGACAGATGAGGAAATCATCGAAGCCGCTCAAAAAGCGAATGCCCATGATTTTATCGCCAAACTGCCGGATGGCTACGATACAGTCTTGAAAGGGGACGGGTCGATGATCAGCCAAGGCCAAAAGCAATTATTATCGATTGCCCGGGCATTGGTAGCCGATCCGGTCATCCTGCTGCTCGATGAAGCGACAAGCAGCATCGACACCGTGACCGAACTGAAAATCCAGGAAGCACTCGAACGGCTCATGGCCGGACGGACCAGTTTTGTCATTGCCCACCGCTTAAATACGGTGCGGCAAGCAGATCTCGTGCTGGTCATGGAAATGGGCGAACTCGTGGAATACGGTACCCAGCAAAAGCTGATTGACAGCGGCGGCATCTACGCCAATATGCTGGCGGATGCAAAATTATAA
- a CDS encoding dipeptidase, translating into MMNAQMIDEYFKNHREEHLEELKAFLRIPSISSLSEHKDDVRKGAEWLRDAMEKAGLENAKVFETEGHPVVYADWLHAEGKPTVLVYGHYDVQPVDPLNLWETPPFDPQVRDNKLYARGASDDKGQTFMHVKAVEALLQLNGELPVNIKFIVEGEEEIGSPTLPKYVEQNKEQLKADLIVISDTGMQGPGRPAVCYGLRGLAGIQIDVKGPKGDLHSGLYGGAVQNPLHAIVEILQSFRDKEGVIQVEGFYEDVLEVSDEERAEFAALEFNLEKEKQDLGITDDFGEKGYSFVERTWIRPTLEINGITGGFSGEGIKTVLPAEASAKITCRLVPDQDPDDIVAKLRAHVEANKPAGVTVEISDFDKGQPFLTPYDHPAIQAAGRSYEKVYNVKTAFTRMGGSVPIVAVFDQVLGLPVVLMGFGLSSENFHAPNEHFHLENFDKGLRVISDYLFEAANL; encoded by the coding sequence ATAATGAATGCACAAATGATAGACGAATATTTCAAGAACCACCGGGAAGAACATTTAGAAGAATTGAAAGCATTCTTGCGGATCCCTTCCATCAGCTCATTGTCCGAACATAAAGATGATGTTCGAAAAGGCGCCGAATGGCTGCGCGATGCCATGGAAAAAGCGGGTCTGGAAAATGCGAAAGTGTTTGAAACTGAAGGGCATCCTGTTGTTTACGCCGACTGGCTTCATGCCGAAGGCAAACCGACTGTATTGGTTTATGGCCATTACGACGTTCAGCCGGTCGATCCACTGAACCTTTGGGAGACTCCTCCTTTTGATCCGCAAGTCCGCGACAACAAATTGTATGCACGCGGAGCGAGCGATGATAAAGGGCAGACCTTTATGCATGTAAAAGCGGTTGAAGCTTTGCTTCAATTGAACGGCGAGCTTCCTGTGAACATCAAATTCATCGTTGAAGGCGAAGAAGAAATCGGCAGCCCCACACTGCCAAAATACGTTGAACAAAACAAAGAACAACTGAAGGCTGATTTGATTGTTATTTCCGATACAGGCATGCAAGGGCCAGGACGTCCGGCAGTTTGCTACGGACTGCGCGGCCTTGCCGGCATCCAGATTGACGTGAAAGGGCCAAAAGGCGATTTGCATTCCGGACTCTACGGCGGTGCTGTGCAGAACCCGCTACATGCCATCGTTGAGATTCTCCAATCGTTCCGCGATAAAGAAGGCGTCATCCAAGTAGAAGGCTTTTACGAAGATGTACTGGAAGTATCGGACGAAGAGCGCGCTGAATTTGCGGCTCTGGAATTTAATCTTGAAAAAGAAAAACAGGACTTGGGCATCACAGATGATTTCGGCGAGAAAGGCTATTCATTTGTTGAACGTACATGGATCCGCCCGACACTCGAAATCAACGGCATCACCGGCGGCTTTTCCGGGGAAGGCATCAAAACCGTATTGCCCGCAGAAGCCAGCGCGAAAATCACGTGCCGCTTAGTGCCGGATCAGGATCCTGACGATATTGTCGCGAAGCTCCGCGCACATGTTGAAGCGAATAAACCAGCAGGCGTTACTGTCGAAATCTCTGACTTTGACAAAGGCCAGCCGTTCCTGACGCCTTACGACCATCCAGCCATTCAAGCTGCCGGGCGTTCGTACGAAAAAGTCTACAATGTCAAAACTGCTTTTACCCGCATGGGCGGTTCGGTGCCGATTGTCGCTGTATTCGACCAAGTGCTTGGCTTGCCGGTTGTGTTGATGGGCTTTGGCTTGTCGTCTGAGAACTTCCATGCCCCGAACGAACATTTCCACTTGGAAAACTTCGACAAAGGGCTCCGCGTCATCAGCGATTACCTGTTCGAAGCAGCAAACTTATAA
- a CDS encoding acyltransferase family protein codes for MAKQRLTWVDITKGFLMILVVIGHFSGPMPTEFPLVKYIYWFHMPAFFLLSGLFFKPITENQQLKPAIQKRFMQLLVPYIFFLLLLTSIKYGMAIGEGTFTAAFLRQDLIELAAGGRFLRGEHGVFWFVTVMFATYLLFLWITRFKRSIQLMILAGCYILAQLEGKFAMSLASEPDAASMQIPMLWNLDVALLAVVYYAIGYYLKSFWMSIPKYAIAAAAAIALAAVSADRAGWIDYHLSMKFLRYDHFLLDLVIPLAFTLLVVGFFQLLAAKITFPWLVKIEEHSISIMYLHIFIGFLVEDFLPFNLFTYTALGLLIPIMLSIAIPKTIPLGEILLGRFKPKTRMQLH; via the coding sequence TTGGCAAAACAACGTTTAACTTGGGTGGATATTACAAAAGGCTTTTTAATGATTTTGGTTGTTATCGGCCATTTTTCGGGGCCGATGCCCACAGAATTTCCGCTCGTTAAGTACATCTACTGGTTCCACATGCCGGCGTTCTTTTTGTTGAGCGGCTTGTTCTTTAAGCCGATCACTGAAAATCAGCAACTGAAACCGGCTATCCAAAAACGCTTTATGCAATTATTGGTCCCATACATATTCTTTTTATTGTTGCTGACGTCCATTAAATACGGTATGGCAATCGGCGAAGGCACATTTACCGCGGCGTTCCTGAGACAGGACTTGATTGAACTGGCTGCCGGCGGCCGTTTTCTCCGCGGTGAACACGGGGTTTTCTGGTTTGTCACCGTGATGTTTGCAACTTACCTATTGTTTTTATGGATCACGCGCTTTAAGCGTTCTATCCAATTGATGATTTTGGCCGGCTGCTACATCCTAGCCCAGCTCGAAGGAAAATTTGCGATGAGCCTGGCAAGTGAGCCGGATGCAGCTTCTATGCAGATTCCCATGCTTTGGAATCTGGACGTTGCACTGCTGGCCGTTGTCTACTACGCTATCGGCTATTACTTGAAGTCCTTCTGGATGAGCATTCCGAAATACGCCATTGCGGCGGCGGCAGCCATTGCACTTGCTGCTGTATCGGCTGACCGTGCCGGCTGGATCGATTATCACTTGAGCATGAAGTTTCTGCGCTACGACCATTTCCTGCTCGACTTGGTCATTCCGCTTGCCTTTACGCTGCTCGTGGTCGGCTTTTTTCAACTGCTTGCTGCCAAAATCACTTTCCCGTGGCTGGTGAAAATTGAAGAGCATTCAATCTCGATCATGTACCTGCATATCTTTATCGGTTTCCTGGTTGAGGATTTCCTGCCATTCAATTTGTTCACTTATACGGCGCTTGGTTTACTGATTCCGATTATGCTGTCAATCGCCATTCCCAAAACCATTCCGCTTGGCGAAATCCTGCTTGGGCGATTCAAGCCAAAAACACGCATGCAATTGCATTAA
- a CDS encoding DUF2804 domain-containing protein: MQHVERELTEHVMLCDAKGQLNPGAIGYARQPFVVSNLRGNFMRKKKWNYWCVFGEEILFSATISHLDYATVCFVYLLNYETQRFHEKTIVVPFTRQLKLSDKVLDACHFFHGDMAIQIDYQQHKTHLQVNVADFDGEALHASFDIQHPETYDSLNVVIPWNRQTFQFTGKHLSLPASGTVRIGNQQFEFEPEYSFAVLDYGRGVWPRESSWNWAMASQRSLGRSIGLNFGGKWTDGTGMTENAFFVNGKMTKIHEDVLFHYNRENYKEPWLIHTKFSDDVKLTFTPFFERVSISDMKLVKSEVHQLFGYYNGYVRYPDGKKVKILEVLGSIEEHYAKW, translated from the coding sequence ATGCAGCATGTAGAACGGGAACTTACAGAACACGTAATGCTTTGTGATGCAAAAGGCCAATTAAATCCGGGCGCTATTGGATATGCACGCCAACCCTTCGTTGTCAGCAATCTGCGCGGCAATTTCATGAGAAAGAAAAAGTGGAATTACTGGTGTGTTTTTGGTGAGGAAATTTTGTTTTCTGCGACCATAAGCCACTTGGATTACGCGACGGTCTGCTTCGTTTATCTGTTAAACTACGAAACGCAGCGGTTTCATGAAAAAACCATTGTCGTACCTTTTACCCGCCAGCTGAAATTGTCCGATAAAGTACTTGACGCTTGCCATTTCTTTCACGGTGATATGGCCATCCAAATTGATTACCAGCAGCATAAGACACATCTCCAAGTAAATGTAGCAGATTTTGACGGCGAAGCGCTTCATGCTTCTTTCGATATCCAGCATCCTGAAACGTATGATTCGCTAAACGTTGTCATTCCCTGGAACCGGCAAACATTTCAATTTACTGGAAAACACTTGTCATTGCCTGCTTCAGGGACGGTAAGAATCGGCAATCAGCAATTTGAATTCGAACCTGAATACAGTTTTGCAGTCCTGGACTATGGACGCGGCGTCTGGCCGCGGGAATCTTCCTGGAACTGGGCGATGGCCTCGCAGCGCTCGCTTGGGCGATCAATCGGACTTAATTTCGGCGGCAAATGGACAGACGGCACCGGCATGACGGAAAATGCATTTTTCGTCAACGGGAAAATGACTAAAATTCATGAAGACGTGCTGTTTCATTACAATCGGGAAAATTATAAGGAACCATGGCTGATTCATACGAAATTCTCCGATGATGTTAAATTAACGTTCACACCGTTTTTCGAACGCGTTTCCATCAGTGATATGAAATTGGTAAAGTCCGAAGTCCATCAGCTGTTTGGCTATTATAACGGCTATGTCCGTTATCCGGACGGAAAAAAAGTAAAAATCCTTGAAGTGCTCGGGTCAATTGAAGAACATTACGCAAAATGGTAA
- a CDS encoding YusW family protein, whose product MTFKKTSVLTALLLSSTLALSACGESDEVNEPVGNESQTDPAPGSGDASPGGGTDEESIGGDTFGFTEFSVDVDYPDQDDAIDISYEEDRDNIEASYENKLENQNLAGDEAMDEIEPVFQTLDLTSDMTDEEAIESVVGGFGIEAGYKTIEIDVRFSDGTEKEFKGKGN is encoded by the coding sequence ATGACCTTCAAGAAAACATCTGTCCTGACAGCATTGCTGCTTTCTTCCACACTCGCCCTGTCAGCCTGCGGCGAAAGCGATGAAGTAAACGAACCTGTCGGCAACGAATCTCAAACGGATCCGGCACCCGGTTCAGGAGATGCCTCCCCTGGCGGCGGAACCGATGAAGAAAGCATTGGCGGCGATACATTCGGCTTTACCGAGTTTAGCGTAGATGTGGATTATCCCGACCAGGATGACGCCATTGATATCAGTTATGAAGAAGACCGTGACAATATAGAAGCCAGTTACGAAAACAAATTAGAGAATCAGAATTTAGCCGGAGATGAAGCTATGGATGAAATTGAACCGGTTTTCCAGACCCTTGATTTAACTTCGGATATGACTGATGAAGAAGCCATCGAATCAGTGGTAGGCGGTTTTGGCATTGAAGCAGGCTACAAAACGATTGAAATAGACGTCCGGTTCTCCGACGGCACGGAAAAAGAATTTAAAGGCAAAGGAAACTGA
- a CDS encoding glycerophosphodiester phosphodiesterase family protein, with protein sequence MKIYAHRGCSGTYPENTLAAFRAAAKLPIDGVEIDVQLTKDGKMVVIHDEKINRTTDGKGYVKDKMLDELQSYDCGSWFSDEWSGERIPTLDEVMDVFQDTPHRLNIEIKSDIFPYDGLVDKVINLATKKGMLDRLLISSFNHEDVQKVCLETDLDSAIITSQIYVDIYDYARVIGTNRLHVSLPSAFRKMTTNALQKGAIVYVWTVNSLDYAQELQKIGVHGIFTDYPERMLNELK encoded by the coding sequence ATGAAGATTTATGCACACAGAGGGTGTTCAGGGACCTACCCGGAAAATACATTGGCTGCTTTTCGGGCAGCCGCAAAGTTGCCGATCGACGGCGTCGAAATAGATGTTCAATTGACGAAGGACGGCAAAATGGTCGTTATCCACGATGAAAAAATCAACCGGACAACGGACGGGAAAGGCTATGTCAAAGACAAAATGCTCGATGAACTGCAAAGTTACGACTGCGGTTCCTGGTTTTCAGATGAATGGAGCGGGGAACGCATTCCTACTCTTGACGAAGTCATGGACGTATTTCAAGACACCCCACACCGATTGAATATTGAAATCAAATCGGATATTTTCCCATACGATGGATTAGTGGATAAAGTCATCAACCTGGCGACGAAAAAAGGAATGCTGGACCGGTTGCTTATTTCCTCCTTCAATCACGAGGATGTCCAGAAAGTTTGCCTGGAAACGGATTTAGACTCTGCTATTATCACGTCTCAAATTTATGTGGATATTTACGATTACGCCCGCGTCATCGGAACGAATCGCCTTCACGTTTCATTGCCTTCAGCTTTTCGGAAAATGACGACGAATGCATTGCAGAAAGGGGCGATTGTCTATGTCTGGACAGTCAATAGCCTCGACTATGCCCAGGAACTCCAGAAAATCGGCGTGCACGGCATTTTCACCGATTATCCCGAGAGAATGCTGAATGAACTAAAATAA
- a CDS encoding DegV family protein produces the protein MKKPIAWVMDTTGYVTEEFKAHPDVYIVPLNIHFGTEEFIDGVDLSNSQLYERIKKATDFPKTSQPAAGKFAELYEKLQEEYECAIAVHASAKLSGTIASSTAGAEMTGFKVFAVDSLALSYGLSGLIERGMTLAAGGMEAEDIAAQLELETKNFRNYILIGNLSQLYKGGRMSGAQYYLGSLLKVKPIVQLSAEGELVPIDKVRSHKKAVQYLIDHAKADHEKFGIDTFQVMHGNVHAEAESFKQEILKFNPQAEVQIGDLSSSLAVHAGEGTIALMWRRPVK, from the coding sequence ATGAAAAAACCAATAGCATGGGTAATGGACACGACTGGATACGTTACGGAAGAATTTAAAGCTCATCCAGATGTTTATATTGTGCCGCTCAACATCCATTTTGGCACGGAAGAATTTATTGATGGCGTAGATCTAAGCAATTCTCAGCTGTACGAACGCATCAAAAAGGCGACCGATTTCCCCAAGACTTCTCAGCCCGCTGCCGGCAAATTTGCGGAGCTGTATGAAAAACTGCAGGAAGAGTATGAATGTGCCATTGCCGTCCACGCGTCGGCCAAACTAAGCGGCACGATTGCTTCATCAACTGCAGGAGCGGAAATGACCGGCTTTAAAGTTTTTGCTGTCGATTCTTTGGCATTGTCCTATGGTTTGTCCGGTCTGATTGAACGGGGCATGACACTTGCTGCAGGCGGCATGGAAGCAGAAGATATCGCCGCACAGCTCGAACTGGAAACAAAAAATTTCCGGAATTACATTTTAATCGGCAATTTATCGCAATTGTATAAAGGCGGTCGCATGAGCGGTGCCCAATATTATTTAGGAAGCCTTCTAAAAGTAAAACCGATCGTCCAACTTAGTGCTGAAGGAGAGTTGGTGCCGATCGACAAAGTGCGCTCTCATAAAAAAGCGGTACAGTATTTAATCGACCACGCCAAAGCGGATCACGAAAAATTTGGAATCGATACATTCCAGGTCATGCATGGAAATGTGCACGCTGAAGCCGAAAGCTTTAAGCAGGAAATCTTGAAGTTTAATCCGCAAGCTGAAGTCCAGATTGGTGATTTAAGTTCTTCGCTTGCCGTCCATGCCGGCGAAGGGACCATTGCACTGATGTGGAGAAGGCCCGTAAAGTAA